ACCAATCCGCCGTCGACCTTGATGGGCTCCGGCTCCTTGCCGCTGGTCTGCTCGCCGTCGCCCAGGTAGTACACCAGACGGGGCCTGCCCGGGTGGCTGTCCCTGGCCGCTGCCAGGCGCCCGGCCAGCACCTGCTTGGCTGCGGTAATGCTGCTGCCCTTGGCGTAAGCGGTCACCTGCGGTTCCAGGACGTCCGTGATGGTCTCCAGGGCAAGGGTGTCGGTGCTCAGCGGCATGCGGACGTGCGCGGTGGTGTCGAACGTGATGACGGAGAACCGGGCGCCGGGCAACTGTTCAGCGATGGCCATGATGTCCTTCCGGACGCCCTCCAGCCGCGGCCTACCGTTGCCGTAGTCCTCCGCCACCATGCTGGTGGTGGTGTCCACCACGAAGAACACGTTCAGGTCGGCGCTGGCGGCTTGGACGGTGCCTCCCGGCAGGTGCGGCCGCAGGAGCGCTGCAAGAAGCAGCAGGACAATGGCTGCTCGCCGCAGCCAGGTCCTGCTGCGGAGGCGGACGCGCTGCAGCCGCCAAAGAACGGCGCAAAGGGCAAGAGCAGACAGCAGCGCAGCCGCTAGCGGCAGGCCAGGTACATCTGCGAACACAGCCCGGGGCGCCCCCTGGACCGCCGTTGTCTCCGTCTGCTCAATGCCTGTGACAATCCCGGCCACGGCGTCCGGGCTGTCAAGGGCAAAGTAGGCGCCGCCGGTGGACTCTGCGGCTACACGCAGTTGTGCGCCCGACTGGTCAGAACCGGAGCCGTAGTCCAGGTCCGCCGGGTTCAGCGCATAGACGTGGACGGACCGCTCCCTGGCCAATCCGGCCGCCTGGTCCAGCGTCATGATGGGCTTGCCGGACAGGAAGTTGTCTGTCGCGAGCACCACCGACCGCGAGCGCTGGGAGTTGGTGCCTCCGCCGGTGGTCTCCTGGGACTTGCCGGCGCCCGGGAAACTGTTGAGGCAGGACGCCAGGCCGTCGCCGATCAGGGACGAACCCCGGCCGCTCCACGTGCCATCAAGGAATCCGGAGCTTCCGGGTTTGCCGTCAAAGGCGTCCCTGGCACCCTGGAGTTGTTCCTGCGCATAGGCGTAGTCGTCCGTCAACGGAAAGACCTGGATGGCGCTGCTGTCGAAGATGGTCAGGCCGATCCGTTCGCCGTCGAACTCCCGTGCCAGTTTGGCGAAGACGTCCACTACTGCGGCGTCGGCGCTGCTCATGGAGCCCGAGGCATCAAGGCAGAGCATGATATCGCGGTTGTGCTGCTCCGGCCTGACGGTATCCATCGCCACGGGACGTGCCGCAGCTGCTGCTGTGGACACCAACAACAGGACCAGCGCTGTCGCGGCCAGGACCAGCCACCGCCGGTACCGCCGGAGGGCTGCCTGGTATTCCGGCAGCGCGGTGAGCCTGTCCGCGTGGGCCACGGGCCGTCGTCGCCCGTTGCTCCCCCCGTTACGGCGCAGCGCAACCCATACCGCCACACCCGCCGCGGCAGCCGCGGCCGGCAGCAGCCACCAGAACATCAGCTCCACGCGCGCACCGCCGCCGAGGCACTTGCCGCAGACGCCGCCACGGAAGGCAGCGGGCCGGGACCGAATTCAGCCGGGTAGAGGGCCTTGACCGCGTCGGCAGCGGCCGGAAGAGGGTGCCGGGCGAGGTCCTGGTGCGTCATCCTGGTGGCATCCACCCCCGTGGCGTCCCGGACAAACCCGCGCAGCAGGAGGCTGATCTCCTGGTGGGCCGGCCGCGCGTCCACCCTGCCCGCCGCCGCGGCCTGCTCCACATCGTGGATGCGCTGCAGGTATGCCGCCTTGAGCGCAGGCAGGTCGGTCAGCGCAGACCGTCCCTGGGCGCTGCCGGACGGCTCCATGCGCCCGGCCGGACGGGTGGTGGCCAGCACGAAGACGTACCACCCTGCCACCAGGGCCAGCAGTGCTGCCCCGCACCACGCCCAAGCGGGACTGTACTGCAGCGGCGCGAAGAACCCGGGATCAGCCTGCACGCCGGTGCCTCTCCAGAAGCGCGAACAGGCCGGTGATGACATCCCCACTGCCCGCTACG
This window of the Pseudarthrobacter defluvii genome carries:
- a CDS encoding vWA domain-containing protein, with amino-acid sequence MFWWLLPAAAAAAGVAVWVALRRNGGSNGRRRPVAHADRLTALPEYQAALRRYRRWLVLAATALVLLLVSTAAAAARPVAMDTVRPEQHNRDIMLCLDASGSMSSADAAVVDVFAKLAREFDGERIGLTIFDSSAIQVFPLTDDYAYAQEQLQGARDAFDGKPGSSGFLDGTWSGRGSSLIGDGLASCLNSFPGAGKSQETTGGGTNSQRSRSVVLATDNFLSGKPIMTLDQAAGLARERSVHVYALNPADLDYGSGSDQSGAQLRVAAESTGGAYFALDSPDAVAGIVTGIEQTETTAVQGAPRAVFADVPGLPLAAALLSALALCAVLWRLQRVRLRSRTWLRRAAIVLLLLAALLRPHLPGGTVQAASADLNVFFVVDTTTSMVAEDYGNGRPRLEGVRKDIMAIAEQLPGARFSVITFDTTAHVRMPLSTDTLALETITDVLEPQVTAYAKGSSITAAKQVLAGRLAAARDSHPGRPRLVYYLGDGEQTSGKEPEPIKVDGGLVAGGAVLGYGTSGGGRMKENTGADDGGTAGGTAGTRGGGYVQDNRPGSTGDALSMIDEGRLQAIAGQLGVPYVHRVAGAPVADMMQQAHPGRVERPDDDGSLAAGTELYWILAAGAFLLALPEAVALVRQFRGLPPAGRKEERP